A genomic region of Solanum dulcamara chromosome 2, daSolDulc1.2, whole genome shotgun sequence contains the following coding sequences:
- the LOC129879933 gene encoding LEAF RUST 10 DISEASE-RESISTANCE LOCUS RECEPTOR-LIKE PROTEIN KINASE-like 1.1: MKLPAKGRNDSTCPKSFSCGNLTDLSFPFSHSTRPDCGIMLMSGCDAKLFPRIQLVPEGDWYYALGKEYSYTILLMDLKLQTTLRQHKCQAFNKNISLSDSPSISFTTNLQNFFKCNRTSSNNPYIHQKMKYHFDGYNSSDGCDGFTIYYKFDEVDDEDILAGNHTSNCSLIRLPIQSRDGDLLKMLSPEIFVEWKLSDDCNKCHYGGGRCQTDKNNNFLCYKANRSKLGLILGTVFGGILVMITCLAVYFIWCYKKRKFSPSHFLSTKKFSDIFKHDVEGGSIYFGVPVFSYSELEEATNDFNSSRVLGDGGFGTVYYGKLKDGREVAVKRLYEHNCKRMQQFVNEIEILTRLRQINLVTLYGCTSWRSRELLLVYEYIPNGTLADHLHGDRVKDGSLTWPVRMNIAIETAGALAYLHASDVIHCDVKTNNILLDQNFSVKVADFGISRLFPNDVSHISTAPRGTPGYIDPKYHECYQLTSKSDVYSFGVVLVELISSMTAVDMNRHTQEINLANFAINKIVKCAFHELIDPSLGFDSDTKIWEMTTSVAELAFLCLHTDRDMRPTMVEVLDILKEIQTSEFGNEKRAKLFLNQVKSLPLPNSVTDKWITCSSTITNT, encoded by the exons ATGAAGCTACCTGCTAAGGGCAGAAATGATTCAACTTGTCCAAAGTCCTTTTCATGTGGAAATCTTACTGACCTGAGCTTTCCTTTCTCCCATTCCACACGACCCGACTGTGGAATAATGCTTATGTCTGGTTGTGATGCTAAACTATTTCCAAGAATCCAGTTGGTTCCCGAAGGAGATTGGTACTATGCTCTAGGCAAGGAGTATAGTTATACTATTTTACTCATGGACCTGAAGCTTCAGACCACGTTGAGGCAACACAAGTGCCAGGCTTTTAACAAAAATATCTCCCTTTCAGACTCTCCTTCGATTTCTTTCACTACAAACCTTCAGAACTTCTTTAAATGCAACAGGACTAGTAGTAACAACCCATACATTCATCAGAAAATGAAATATCATTTTGATGGTTATAATTCGTCCGATGGCTGTGATGGATTCACCATATACTACAAGTTTGATGAAGTTGATGATGAAGACATTCTAGCAGGAAATCATACTTCCAACTGTTCACTTATCAGATTGCCAATTCAGTCAAGGGATGGTGATTTGCTTAAAATGTTAAGTcccgaaatttttgtagaatGGAAACTGTCTGATGACTGTAACAAATGTCACTATGGTGGAGGTCGATGCCAGACTGATAAGAACAACAATTTTCTTTGTTACAAAG CAAATAGAAGCAAGTTGGGACTGATTCTTGGAACAG TTTTTGGAGGAATATTGGTGATGATAACTTGTTTAGCAGTCTACTTTATCTGGTGTTATAAGAAGAGGAAATTTAGTCCATCCCATTTCCTCTCAACAAAGAAATTCTCGGACATTTTTAAACATGATGTTGAGGGAGGCAGCATATACTTTGGTGTCCCAGTCTTCTCTTATTCAGAACTTGAAGAAGCCACTAATGATTTCAATTCCTCTCGAGTCCTTGGAGATGGAGGTTTCGGAACTGTTTACTATG GAAAACTTAAGGATGGAAGAGAGGTTGCTGTGAAGCGCCTCTATGAGCACAACTGCAAACGAATGCAGCAGTTTGTAAATGAAATTGAGATCCTTACTAGGCTAAGGCAGATTAATCTTGTCACCCTCTATGGCTGCACTTCATGGCGAAGCCGTGAACTACTCCTTGTCTATGAATACATTCCTAATGGAACTCTTGCTGATCACCTCCATGGTGACAGGGTGAAGGACGGATCACTCACCTGGCCAGTCCGCATGAACATTGCCATAGAAACTGCTGGTGCATtggcttacctgcatgcttctgACGTCATACACTGTGATGTGAAGACTAATAACATACTCCTTGATCAGAATTTTAGTGTTAAAGTTGCAGATTTTGGGATATCAAGGCTCTTCCCAAATGATGTCTCTCATATTTCAACTGCACCACGGGGAACCCCTGGCTATATCGATCCAAAGTATCACGAATGTTACCAGCTGACTAGTAAAAGTGACGTTTATAGCTTTGGGGTGGTCCTAGTTGAACTCATTTCATCAATGACTGCTGTGGATATGAACAGGCATACCCAAGAGATTAATTTAGCTAATTTTGCAATAAACAAGATTGTAAAATGTGCATTTCACGAGTTGATCGATCCATCCCTGGGGTTCGATTCAGATACCAAGATTTGGGAAATGACTACTTCAGTGGCAGAGTTGGCTTTTCTGTGCTTACATACAGATAGGGACATGAGGCCTACTATGGTTGAAGTTTTGGATATTCTAAAAGAGATTCAGACTAGTGAATTTGGCAATGAGAAGAGAGCTAAGTTATTCCTGAATCAAGTTAAATCACTACCTTTACCAAATTCTGTGACTGATAAATGGATTACTTGTTCTAGTACTATAACTAATACATAG
- the LOC129879932 gene encoding LEAF RUST 10 DISEASE-RESISTANCE LOCUS RECEPTOR-LIKE PROTEIN KINASE-like 1.1 isoform X2 yields MAFLSSFVSFLLSLLLILIQAKGRNDSTCPKSFSCGNFTNMSFPFTLLTQGDCGIMSISDCDTKPYPRIQLLPGGDWYDAIDDPLNYTLLLVDPKLQTILRNNKCQAFEKNISLPDSPSVSFEIIRVYLRDYYKCNNTSSNNQHFSGYKMYNGCKGFSIYYKLPGSDDEDVRAGNLTANCSLLQLPIRATLDDNFDTTGFLVEWKLSDDCNKCHYDGGQCRTDQTNKFYCQKDATISTRSMVGLVLATGFGGIGLVIIACLVVYFIWRYKTRKLSPSRFLSTKKFLDIFKHDVEGYSIYLGVPVFSYSELEEATNDFNPSRVLGDGGFGTVYYGKLKDRREIAVKRLYEHNFKRMEQFVNEIDILTRLRHNNLVTLYGCTSRRSRELLLVYEYIPNGTLADHLHGDIAKDGSLTWPIRMNIAVETAGALAYLHSSDVIHCDVKTNNILLDHNFSVKVADFGISRLFPNNVSHISTTPRGTPGYIDPKYHECYQLTCKSDVYSFGVVLVELISSMPVVDMNRQSQEINLANFAINKIIKSAVNELIDPSLGFDSDSKTREMTTSVAELAFLCLQTDRDMRPTMVEVLDILKEIQTSEFDNEKKEDCSLNEAKIVAAPPFPESEDELLLKQIKSLPSPNSVTGRKM; encoded by the exons ATggcttttctttcttcttttgtttccTTTCTTCTATCTCTACTTCTGATCTTAATTCAAGCAAAGGGAAGAAATGATTCAACTTGTCCAAAGTCCTTTTCATGTGGAAATTTTACTAACATGAGCTTTCCTTTCACTCTTCTAACACAAGGGGACTGTGGAATAATGTCCATTTCTGATTGTGATACTAAACCATACCCAAGAATCCAATTGCTTCCTGGAGGAGATTGGTATGATGCTATAGACGATCCGTTGAATTATACATTATTGTTAGTGGATCCGAAGCTTCAAACTATATTGAGGAATAACAAGTGCCAGGCCTTTGAAAAAAATATCTCCCTTCCAGATTCTCCTTCTGTTTCTTTCGAAATTATCCGAGTATATTTGCGTGATTATTACAAATGCAACAACACTAGTAGTAACAACCAGCATTTTTCTGGTTATAAAATGTACAATGGTTGTAAAGGATTTAGCATATACTACAAGCTTCCTGGAAGTGATGATGAAGACGTTCGAGCAGGCAATCTTACTGCCAACTGTTCACTTCTCCAATTGCCAATTCGTGCAACATTAGATGACAACTTTGATACTACCGGATTTCTAGTAGAATGGAAACTATCTGATGACTGTAACAAATGTCACTATGATGGAGGTCAATGCCGGACTGATCAAACCAACAAATTTTATTGTCAAAAAG ATGCAACAATATCTACAAGAAGTATGGTGGGGCTGGTTCTTGCCACAG GTTTTGGTGGAATAGGGTTGGTGATCATAGCTTGTTTAGTTGTCTACTTTATCTGGCGTTACAAGACGAGGAAACTTAGCCCATCCCGCTTCCTCTCAACAAAGAAGTTCTTGGACATTTTTAAACATGATGTTGAGGGATATAGTATATACCTTGGTGTCCCAGTCTTCTCTTATTCAGAACTTGAAGAAGCCACAAATGATTTCAATCCCTCTAGAGTCCTTGGAGATGGAGGTTTCGGAACTGTTTACTATG GAAAACTTAAAGATAGACGGGAGATTGCTGTAAAGCGCCTCTACGAGCACAACTTCAAGCGAATGGAGCAGTTTGTAAATGAAATTGATATCCTTACTAGACTAAGGCACAACAATCTTGTCACCCTCTATGGCTGCACTTCAAGGCGAAGCCGTGAACTACTACTTGTCTATGAATATATTCCTAATGGTACTCTTGCTGATCACCTTCATGGTGACATAGCGAAGGATGGATCACTTACCTGGCCAATCCGCATGAACATTGCCGTAGAAACTGCTGGTGCATTGGCTTACCTGCATTCTTCTGATGTAATACACTGCGATGTGAAGACTAACAACATACTCCTTGATCACAACTTTAGTGTTAAAGTTGCAGATTTCGGGATTTCAAGGCTCTTCCCAAATAACGTCTCTCATATTTCAACTACACCCCGGGGTACCCCTGGCTATATTGATCCAAAGTATCACGAATGTTACCAGCTGACTTGTAAAAGTGATGTCTATAGCTTCGGGGTGGTCCTTGTTGAGCTCATTTCATCAATGCCTGTTGTGGATATGAACAGGCAGAGCCAAGAGATCAATTTGGCCAACTTTGCAATAAACAAGATCATAAAATCTGCAGTTAACGAGTTGATTGATCCATCCCTGGGGTTCGATTCAGATTCCAAGACTCGGGAAATGACTACTTCAGTGGCAGAGCTGGCTTTTCTGTGCTTGCAGACCGATAGGGACATGAGGCCTACCATGGTTGAAGTTTTGGATATTCTAAAGGAGATTCAGACTAGTGAATTTGACAACGAGAAGAAAGAAGATTGTAGTCTCAATGAAGCTAAAATAGTTGCAGCACCTCCTTTTCCTGAATCAGAAGATGAGTTGTTGCTGAAGCAAATTAAATCACTACCTTCTCCAAATTCTGTGACTG GTCGTAAAATGTGA
- the LOC129879932 gene encoding LEAF RUST 10 DISEASE-RESISTANCE LOCUS RECEPTOR-LIKE PROTEIN KINASE-like 1.1 isoform X1: MAFLSSFVSFLLSLLLILIQAKGRNDSTCPKSFSCGNFTNMSFPFTLLTQGDCGIMSISDCDTKPYPRIQLLPGGDWYDAIDDPLNYTLLLVDPKLQTILRNNKCQAFEKNISLPDSPSVSFEIIRVYLRDYYKCNNTSSNNQHFSGYKMYNGCKGFSIYYKLPGSDDEDVRAGNLTANCSLLQLPIRATLDDNFDTTGFLVEWKLSDDCNKCHYDGGQCRTDQTNKFYCQKDATISTRSMVGLVLATGFGGIGLVIIACLVVYFIWRYKTRKLSPSRFLSTKKFLDIFKHDVEGYSIYLGVPVFSYSELEEATNDFNPSRVLGDGGFGTVYYGKLKDRREIAVKRLYEHNFKRMEQFVNEIDILTRLRHNNLVTLYGCTSRRSRELLLVYEYIPNGTLADHLHGDIAKDGSLTWPIRMNIAVETAGALAYLHSSDVIHCDVKTNNILLDHNFSVKVADFGISRLFPNNVSHISTTPRGTPGYIDPKYHECYQLTCKSDVYSFGVVLVELISSMPVVDMNRQSQEINLANFAINKIIKSAVNELIDPSLGFDSDSKTREMTTSVAELAFLCLQTDRDMRPTMVEVLDILKEIQTSEFDNEKKEDCSLNEAKIVAAPPFPESEDELLLKQIKSLPSPNSVTGKWITCSSITSTK, encoded by the exons ATggcttttctttcttcttttgtttccTTTCTTCTATCTCTACTTCTGATCTTAATTCAAGCAAAGGGAAGAAATGATTCAACTTGTCCAAAGTCCTTTTCATGTGGAAATTTTACTAACATGAGCTTTCCTTTCACTCTTCTAACACAAGGGGACTGTGGAATAATGTCCATTTCTGATTGTGATACTAAACCATACCCAAGAATCCAATTGCTTCCTGGAGGAGATTGGTATGATGCTATAGACGATCCGTTGAATTATACATTATTGTTAGTGGATCCGAAGCTTCAAACTATATTGAGGAATAACAAGTGCCAGGCCTTTGAAAAAAATATCTCCCTTCCAGATTCTCCTTCTGTTTCTTTCGAAATTATCCGAGTATATTTGCGTGATTATTACAAATGCAACAACACTAGTAGTAACAACCAGCATTTTTCTGGTTATAAAATGTACAATGGTTGTAAAGGATTTAGCATATACTACAAGCTTCCTGGAAGTGATGATGAAGACGTTCGAGCAGGCAATCTTACTGCCAACTGTTCACTTCTCCAATTGCCAATTCGTGCAACATTAGATGACAACTTTGATACTACCGGATTTCTAGTAGAATGGAAACTATCTGATGACTGTAACAAATGTCACTATGATGGAGGTCAATGCCGGACTGATCAAACCAACAAATTTTATTGTCAAAAAG ATGCAACAATATCTACAAGAAGTATGGTGGGGCTGGTTCTTGCCACAG GTTTTGGTGGAATAGGGTTGGTGATCATAGCTTGTTTAGTTGTCTACTTTATCTGGCGTTACAAGACGAGGAAACTTAGCCCATCCCGCTTCCTCTCAACAAAGAAGTTCTTGGACATTTTTAAACATGATGTTGAGGGATATAGTATATACCTTGGTGTCCCAGTCTTCTCTTATTCAGAACTTGAAGAAGCCACAAATGATTTCAATCCCTCTAGAGTCCTTGGAGATGGAGGTTTCGGAACTGTTTACTATG GAAAACTTAAAGATAGACGGGAGATTGCTGTAAAGCGCCTCTACGAGCACAACTTCAAGCGAATGGAGCAGTTTGTAAATGAAATTGATATCCTTACTAGACTAAGGCACAACAATCTTGTCACCCTCTATGGCTGCACTTCAAGGCGAAGCCGTGAACTACTACTTGTCTATGAATATATTCCTAATGGTACTCTTGCTGATCACCTTCATGGTGACATAGCGAAGGATGGATCACTTACCTGGCCAATCCGCATGAACATTGCCGTAGAAACTGCTGGTGCATTGGCTTACCTGCATTCTTCTGATGTAATACACTGCGATGTGAAGACTAACAACATACTCCTTGATCACAACTTTAGTGTTAAAGTTGCAGATTTCGGGATTTCAAGGCTCTTCCCAAATAACGTCTCTCATATTTCAACTACACCCCGGGGTACCCCTGGCTATATTGATCCAAAGTATCACGAATGTTACCAGCTGACTTGTAAAAGTGATGTCTATAGCTTCGGGGTGGTCCTTGTTGAGCTCATTTCATCAATGCCTGTTGTGGATATGAACAGGCAGAGCCAAGAGATCAATTTGGCCAACTTTGCAATAAACAAGATCATAAAATCTGCAGTTAACGAGTTGATTGATCCATCCCTGGGGTTCGATTCAGATTCCAAGACTCGGGAAATGACTACTTCAGTGGCAGAGCTGGCTTTTCTGTGCTTGCAGACCGATAGGGACATGAGGCCTACCATGGTTGAAGTTTTGGATATTCTAAAGGAGATTCAGACTAGTGAATTTGACAACGAGAAGAAAGAAGATTGTAGTCTCAATGAAGCTAAAATAGTTGCAGCACCTCCTTTTCCTGAATCAGAAGATGAGTTGTTGCTGAAGCAAATTAAATCACTACCTTCTCCAAATTCTGTGACTGGTAAATGGATTACTTGTTCTAGTATAACTAGTACAAAGTAG